One window of the Bacteroidota bacterium genome contains the following:
- a CDS encoding DUF4956 domain-containing protein produces the protein MMISPFCLADIGTATAFGVKIIDIDSFLRLLVHFAFNFLVILVLARVLYYHNSRRKDYLFSYLLISTIIFLLCYLLSNVKLQLGFALGLFAVFGILRYRTDAIPIKEMTYLFVIIGISVINALSSVEISYAELLFTNILIIGLAWSMERIWLSRHVTRKVVDYEKIELIKPENRKFLIQDLEERTGLHINRIEIGKIDFLKETVRILVYYYDDENREFSGADDPFNHSVNNDDDDD, from the coding sequence ATGATGATTAGCCCTTTTTGTTTAGCTGATATAGGAACCGCTACCGCTTTTGGCGTGAAAATAATTGATATTGATTCTTTCCTGCGGTTGTTGGTTCATTTTGCATTTAATTTTCTGGTAATACTGGTGCTGGCTAGGGTATTGTATTATCACAATTCCAGAAGGAAAGACTACCTGTTTAGTTATTTACTGATTTCGACCATTATTTTTCTGCTTTGCTATTTGTTGTCAAATGTCAAGCTTCAGCTTGGGTTTGCATTAGGCTTGTTTGCTGTTTTCGGAATTTTGCGGTACCGTACAGATGCCATTCCCATCAAAGAGATGACCTATCTCTTTGTAATCATTGGAATTTCCGTTATTAATGCCTTGTCCAGTGTAGAGATCAGTTATGCCGAACTTTTGTTTACCAATATACTGATCATTGGGCTGGCATGGTCAATGGAAAGAATATGGCTGTCGCGCCATGTAACCCGGAAAGTTGTGGATTATGAAAAGATAGAATTAATTAAGCCTGAAAACCGTAAATTCCTGATCCAGGATCTGGAAGAGCGTACAGGACTTCATATCAATAGAATTGAAATAGGTAAAATCGATTTTCTTAAGGAAACTGTCAGGATTTTGGTTTATTATTATGATGATGAAAACCGGGAATTCTCCGGAGCCGATGATCCCTTCAACCATTCGGTCAATAATGACGATGACGATGATTAA
- a CDS encoding ribonuclease Z: MSFSVTILGSSSALPTSRRFTSAHLLNADEHFFLIDCGEGTQMQLRRYNVPFLKINHIFISHLHGDHTFGLIGLLSSYILLERKNDLHIYAYSELKKLLNPYIRFYLNDITFKIIFHDLDVRKNSVIYEDKILTVETIPLKHRIETCGFLFREKQKDLNIRKEYVQEYGLSIKDIQNIKKGGDFQSDGGEVIPNKILTFPPFHPRSYAYCSDTVFDESVIPLVSQVDLLYHEATYCNKDLARARKNYHSTSSQAATIASKAGVKKLILGHFSARYKDILPLLKEAQAIFPNTSVVNDGDCFDVPLEREIIG, translated from the coding sequence TTGTCTTTTTCTGTAACAATATTGGGAAGCAGTTCTGCATTGCCTACTTCCCGGAGATTTACAAGTGCTCACCTGCTGAATGCAGATGAGCACTTTTTTTTAATTGATTGCGGCGAGGGAACTCAAATGCAATTGCGCAGGTATAATGTCCCCTTTTTGAAAATCAACCATATCTTTATCAGCCATCTGCATGGCGATCACACCTTCGGTTTAATCGGGCTGCTCTCATCTTATATCCTTCTGGAAAGGAAAAACGATTTACACATTTATGCTTACAGTGAATTAAAAAAGCTGCTCAACCCATATATCCGTTTTTACCTGAATGATATCACCTTTAAAATTATTTTTCATGACCTGGATGTCAGGAAAAACAGCGTGATCTATGAGGATAAGATCCTTACAGTAGAAACGATACCTTTAAAGCACCGGATAGAAACCTGTGGTTTTTTATTCAGGGAAAAACAAAAGGACCTTAACATCAGGAAAGAATATGTTCAGGAATATGGCTTATCCATAAAAGATATACAAAACATTAAAAAAGGTGGGGATTTTCAGTCTGACGGGGGAGAAGTTATCCCGAATAAGATACTTACCTTTCCGCCATTTCATCCGCGTAGTTACGCATATTGCTCGGATACCGTTTTTGATGAATCGGTCATCCCTTTGGTCAGTCAGGTCGACTTGCTTTATCATGAAGCTACCTATTGCAATAAAGATCTGGCAAGAGCCAGAAAAAATTATCATTCTACTTCCTCTCAGGCAGCTACCATTGCTTCTAAAGCAGGAGTAAAGAAACTTATCTTAGGCCACTTCTCAGCACGGTATAAAGATATCCTCCCTTTGCTGAAAGAAGCACAGGCCATTTTTCCCAATACTTCGGTGGTAAATGATGGCGATTGCTTTGATGTACCCCTGGAACGTGAAATTATCGGATAA
- a CDS encoding rubredoxin produces MKKYKCKVCGYIYDPKEGDTDNGIAPGTAFEDLPDDWVCPLCGVEKSDFEVTD; encoded by the coding sequence ATGAAAAAATACAAATGTAAAGTTTGCGGGTATATTTATGACCCCAAAGAAGGGGATACGGATAATGGAATTGCGCCAGGCACAGCCTTCGAAGATCTTCCCGATGATTGGGTTTGCCCCTTATGCGGAGTCGAGAAATCAGATTTTGAAGTCACCGACTAG
- a CDS encoding STAS domain-containing protein: protein MEFNIKKLENYTLIQVLEEKLDTHIAPNLKSELILISGNGEENIILDLSKCRYCDSSGLSAILVANRLCKNANGTFVLTGLNDAVERLITISQLDTVLSITNTVEEAVDIVTKAQ from the coding sequence ATGGAATTCAATATAAAAAAACTGGAAAATTATACTTTAATTCAAGTATTGGAAGAGAAACTGGATACTCATATTGCCCCGAACTTAAAATCTGAACTGATTCTGATTTCTGGCAATGGAGAGGAGAACATCATACTGGATTTAAGTAAATGTCGTTATTGTGATTCCTCAGGTCTGAGCGCAATTTTAGTGGCCAACAGGCTCTGCAAAAATGCGAATGGAACTTTCGTGCTCACTGGTTTAAATGATGCCGTGGAAAGGCTTATTACAATTTCGCAACTGGATACTGTTTTGAGCATTACCAACACCGTGGAAGAAGCGGTAGATATAGTTACTAAAGCTCAATAA
- a CDS encoding polyphosphate polymerase domain-containing protein has protein sequence MPDLENLLSLFMPVKLEELNSEVELMNRIDMKFLFPISKLAGFLKQVQPLYYSLLIDNRRIFNYQSIYYDTSDLFMYQCHQKGMLNRFKIRRRKYLDSQIDYLEIKLKNDEGRTIKKRIRYPGDQQNIDLSAHHFIASNSPFKADQLTPTLEVNFKRITLVHKSVSERVTLDFNLSFKNKDGELEVPNLVIAEIKRGTSPVNSDFAGILQKKHIKSSEMSKYAMGIALLSEKNFIKDNPLLNPIDDD, from the coding sequence ATGCCGGATCTGGAAAATTTACTTTCCCTTTTTATGCCAGTAAAACTGGAGGAGCTTAACAGTGAAGTTGAATTGATGAATAGGATAGATATGAAGTTCCTTTTTCCTATTAGCAAACTCGCTGGTTTTTTAAAACAGGTACAGCCTTTATATTATTCTTTATTAATTGATAACAGGAGGATTTTTAATTATCAATCGATCTATTACGATACAAGTGATTTGTTTATGTATCAATGCCATCAGAAGGGAATGCTTAACCGGTTTAAAATAAGGCGCCGTAAATACCTTGATTCACAGATTGATTATCTGGAGATCAAATTAAAAAATGATGAGGGGCGTACCATAAAAAAGCGCATTCGTTATCCAGGCGATCAGCAGAATATAGATCTGTCGGCACACCATTTCATTGCTTCCAATTCTCCTTTTAAAGCTGATCAGTTAACCCCTACCTTAGAGGTGAATTTTAAAAGGATCACTCTGGTGCATAAATCCGTTTCTGAAAGGGTTACCCTGGATTTCAACCTTTCTTTTAAAAATAAGGATGGTGAACTGGAGGTTCCAAATTTAGTGATCGCTGAAATTAAGCGTGGCACCTCTCCTGTAAATTCTGATTTTGCAGGCATATTACAAAAAAAACATATTAAATCCTCGGAAATGAGTAAATATGCCATGGGCATTGCTTTATTATCCGAGAAAAACTTTATTAAGGATAATCCCTTATTAAATCCGATTGATGATGATTAG